The following proteins come from a genomic window of Acidobacteriota bacterium:
- a CDS encoding pitrilysin family protein, which produces MKKITPLAFAVVLLLSLTSSIHAGIAEVRRAKLKNGLEVILIENPGSLVVSSSVFIRAGVSTENPGMNGASHLLEHLLFNGTERRTQKELYDETDFYGMNNNAFTREDYTCFQMIVPSHYLEKGFDIQSDMLFHSTMPEENFEKEKKIVLEEIGKDRGNPDYLAELFFIGKTFEGTPYSKPVLGTTESITAMKRDGVFRYYKEYYVPNNMILFLIGDFHGEEALKMIERYFGSVSTAKFKEIAIADFPWKREKNLFRGKLGTGRNYLDIVTEAPDLSSQDFHAFQILISTLSEGEDSRLYKILMAQEQPLVLDFSLNHATYGGKGFLRFSATLPENGVPEKAAEAYLQELQRAATEGITEEEIEEGKKDLKVAEIYQGEQFHYYSMIRGEWITFGGPGFLGRYLETIGKQDAVSVNEAAKKYWSNPSPIVTIVGPGQKDGATARWESPVYQTSAVPVSGEEVRKEVLDNGMTIIVRRDRTSEIFALHLLMKNRSANEPEGKMGIADFTHRMLLKGNTLMDSADISEAMKGIGARIKVVDDPFIPYDDYYTTQHYSYIRFETLPENHRKGLKLLKEIVFHPSFPESEMGKVAAEMKDLIGKNEEKVSSRARNQFLSKAFEGSYLGNSIYGRVDSISFITSDDLASFHRKYFSPHNIIVSIVSDLPVEDVLREMKEIFGDLQRHEGEVLGTSAVQPTMKSGRLEIKGGKEQSYIYAGYLFRVEETDIPALTIANALLSDRMAFHLREKLGMAYAVGSSISYYGDTGLFLASMGTRPDNVEDAVQGILGVIDSLDDSKLADREVEKTVNSMIGRAVMRRIPGINRAYFMGLSEFQGRGYDFDLESIKRMKEVDVDAVKKAAGRYLSTSNIIVIVAK; this is translated from the coding sequence ATGAAGAAAATAACACCTCTCGCCTTCGCTGTTGTCCTGCTATTGAGCCTGACTTCGTCCATCCATGCAGGCATAGCGGAGGTGCGTCGAGCGAAGTTAAAGAACGGGCTGGAAGTCATTCTCATCGAGAATCCCGGAAGCCTCGTAGTTTCATCCAGCGTCTTCATCAGAGCAGGTGTTTCCACTGAGAACCCCGGGATGAACGGCGCTTCCCATCTTCTGGAGCATCTCCTCTTCAACGGAACAGAGCGCAGAACGCAGAAGGAGCTCTACGATGAGACGGATTTTTACGGCATGAACAACAACGCCTTCACGAGAGAAGACTACACATGCTTCCAGATGATTGTCCCTAGCCATTATCTTGAAAAGGGATTTGATATCCAGTCCGACATGCTATTCCATTCCACCATGCCCGAGGAGAATTTCGAGAAGGAGAAGAAGATCGTCCTCGAGGAGATCGGGAAGGACCGGGGGAATCCGGATTACCTGGCGGAACTCTTCTTCATTGGAAAGACATTCGAGGGAACTCCTTATTCGAAGCCTGTCCTCGGAACGACGGAATCCATAACAGCCATGAAACGAGACGGCGTTTTCCGTTATTACAAGGAATACTACGTTCCGAACAACATGATTCTATTCCTCATAGGAGATTTTCATGGTGAGGAAGCCCTGAAGATGATAGAAAGATATTTTGGCTCGGTTTCCACCGCAAAGTTCAAGGAGATTGCTATCGCAGATTTTCCCTGGAAGAGGGAAAAGAACCTCTTCCGCGGTAAACTGGGGACCGGCAGGAATTACCTGGACATCGTTACGGAAGCCCCCGATCTTTCATCTCAGGATTTCCATGCTTTTCAGATTCTGATCTCCACCCTTTCGGAAGGAGAGGATTCGCGGCTATACAAAATTCTGATGGCGCAGGAGCAGCCTCTCGTTCTAGATTTTTCATTGAATCACGCAACATATGGAGGGAAGGGGTTCCTTCGCTTTTCTGCCACGCTGCCGGAAAACGGGGTGCCGGAAAAGGCGGCGGAAGCCTATCTCCAGGAGCTCCAGAGAGCGGCAACGGAAGGCATCACTGAGGAGGAGATAGAAGAGGGGAAAAAAGATTTAAAAGTTGCGGAGATATATCAGGGAGAGCAGTTCCATTATTATTCCATGATCAGGGGAGAATGGATAACATTTGGAGGACCGGGATTCCTTGGGCGCTACCTGGAGACCATTGGGAAGCAGGATGCAGTCAGCGTGAATGAAGCGGCAAAAAAATACTGGAGTAACCCTTCACCCATCGTGACCATCGTGGGGCCCGGACAGAAAGACGGTGCAACTGCGAGATGGGAAAGCCCCGTCTATCAGACTTCTGCCGTTCCCGTTTCAGGAGAAGAGGTAAGGAAAGAGGTCCTGGACAACGGGATGACAATCATTGTTAGAAGGGACAGGACTTCAGAGATCTTTGCATTGCATCTCCTCATGAAGAACCGTTCTGCGAACGAGCCGGAAGGGAAGATGGGAATCGCCGATTTTACGCACAGGATGCTCCTCAAGGGAAACACCCTCATGGATTCCGCGGATATCTCGGAGGCGATGAAGGGGATCGGAGCCAGAATCAAAGTTGTCGACGATCCCTTCATTCCTTACGATGACTACTACACGACGCAGCACTATTCCTACATCCGGTTCGAGACTCTCCCAGAGAACCACAGGAAGGGGTTGAAACTTCTGAAAGAGATCGTCTTCCATCCTTCATTCCCGGAGAGCGAAATGGGGAAAGTGGCTGCCGAGATGAAGGACCTGATCGGAAAAAATGAAGAGAAAGTGTCATCGCGAGCCAGGAATCAATTCCTTTCTAAGGCTTTCGAGGGGTCATATCTGGGAAATTCCATTTATGGGAGAGTGGATTCTATCTCCTTCATAACCAGTGATGATCTCGCTTCCTTTCACAGGAAATATTTTTCTCCTCATAATATCATCGTTTCCATCGTGAGCGACTTGCCTGTGGAGGATGTTCTGAGAGAGATGAAGGAGATTTTCGGAGACCTCCAGCGGCATGAGGGAGAAGTTCTTGGGACATCGGCAGTGCAACCCACTATGAAGAGCGGAAGGCTGGAGATCAAAGGCGGGAAGGAACAATCTTACATCTATGCGGGTTATCTCTTTCGTGTCGAAGAAACAGACATCCCTGCTCTCACAATCGCAAATGCGCTCCTTTCTGACAGAATGGCCTTCCATCTGAGGGAGAAGCTGGGGATGGCTTATGCAGTTGGATCTTCCATATCCTATTATGGAGATACGGGACTATTTCTGGCTTCCATGGGAACCAGACCGGATAACGTGGAGGATGCCGTCCAGGGGATCCTGGGGGTAATCGATTCCCTCGACGACTCTAAACTGGCTGACAGGGAGGTTGAAAAGACGGTGAATTCTATGATCGGGAGGGCTGTGATGAGGCGCATTCCGGGGATCAACCGCGCTTACTTCATGGGTCTTTCCGAATTTCAGGGGAGGGGATATGATTTTGATCTAGAATCTATCAAACGAATGAAAGAGGTGGACGTTGATGCCGTGAAGAAAGCAGCCGGGAGGTATCTGAGCACATCGAATATCATCGTCATCGTTGCCAAATAA
- a CDS encoding M20/M25/M40 family metallo-hydrolase, giving the protein MMRRIETLAGDFATITAISLRVAVILLIVSGLIAAENKSIETLPCPDEALTGFRSISRNDIRTIVEILASDELEGREAEARGGRLASMFIASWLSAARIPAFGSGGFLNDYFQEIPCISADVDAGSSYISLEKEDGKEMDRKFPLEENAFYSPQSAENFSITAPVVFAGYGIEAPEYDYHDFGSFTMRGKIAIVFNHEPQEQDEKSIFKGAKATRYSMPQMKAQIAREKGAVALVIMRDRNNSHGSMRETLSRRGTKEERGHFLGIEGEPSLIPIFYVEDAVADEIFERSGIDLKEKQAEIDRTLKSEPVDLKGITLTLNVLMKDKKRISLNNVMAKIEGSDILFKDEAVIVAAHYDHLGVKPDGIYHGADDNASGVSALLSLARALHINPVKPKRSIYFVSFAAEEKGVIGSKYLSSHLPVPKEKISVMINMDELGRNNSDREQNADMAIAFMSGQAPELKEIIRKSNEILGMDIKYYPTLTFLTNSDHSLFHDMSIPIVFFFSGFHGDYHKPTDMADKINYPKMERLTRLIYLTIWDIANREGKVKFDRSITKEPEKDEFDKPY; this is encoded by the coding sequence ATGATGAGAAGAATCGAGACTCTGGCCGGAGACTTCGCCACGATCACGGCAATCAGCCTGCGCGTTGCAGTTATCCTGCTCATTGTATCCGGCTTGATCGCGGCTGAAAACAAAAGCATTGAAACTCTTCCTTGCCCCGATGAGGCCCTGACGGGATTCCGTTCCATATCTCGGAACGACATCAGGACAATAGTAGAGATCCTCGCTTCCGATGAACTGGAGGGAAGAGAAGCCGAAGCAAGGGGAGGCAGGCTTGCCTCCATGTTTATCGCCTCATGGTTGAGCGCCGCCCGCATCCCCGCTTTCGGATCCGGAGGATTCCTCAATGACTACTTCCAGGAGATCCCTTGCATTTCGGCTGACGTCGACGCCGGCAGCAGTTACATCTCTCTGGAAAAAGAGGATGGAAAGGAGATGGACAGGAAATTCCCTCTCGAAGAGAATGCCTTCTATTCGCCGCAATCGGCCGAGAACTTCTCGATAACTGCTCCTGTTGTTTTTGCCGGATACGGGATCGAAGCTCCTGAATATGACTACCACGATTTCGGTAGTTTCACCATGCGTGGAAAGATCGCCATCGTTTTCAATCATGAACCACAGGAGCAAGATGAGAAGTCCATCTTCAAGGGGGCGAAGGCGACACGATATTCCATGCCACAGATGAAGGCACAGATTGCCAGGGAAAAAGGGGCGGTCGCTCTAGTCATCATGAGAGACCGGAACAATTCACACGGATCGATGCGCGAGACACTCTCTCGGAGAGGGACGAAAGAAGAGAGGGGGCATTTCCTCGGGATCGAGGGAGAGCCTTCCCTGATCCCGATATTCTATGTCGAAGACGCCGTCGCCGATGAGATCTTCGAACGATCGGGGATAGACCTCAAAGAAAAACAGGCGGAAATCGACAGGACATTGAAGAGCGAACCCGTCGACCTGAAGGGAATCACGCTGACTCTTAACGTCCTGATGAAAGATAAAAAGAGGATCTCGCTGAACAACGTGATGGCGAAGATCGAAGGCAGCGATATCCTGTTCAAGGACGAAGCCGTTATTGTTGCTGCCCATTACGACCATCTTGGAGTCAAGCCGGATGGGATATATCACGGTGCCGATGACAACGCTTCTGGAGTCTCCGCCCTGCTCTCACTCGCCAGAGCATTACACATCAACCCGGTTAAACCGAAGCGGAGCATCTACTTCGTCTCCTTCGCCGCGGAAGAAAAAGGGGTCATTGGATCGAAGTATCTCTCTTCCCATCTTCCCGTCCCGAAGGAGAAGATATCGGTCATGATCAACATGGACGAACTGGGAAGGAACAACAGCGATAGAGAGCAAAACGCCGACATGGCGATCGCCTTCATGTCCGGGCAGGCCCCAGAACTGAAGGAGATAATAAGGAAGAGCAATGAGATCCTGGGTATGGACATAAAGTATTATCCGACGCTGACATTCCTGACGAACAGCGACCATTCGCTCTTTCACGATATGAGTATACCGATCGTCTTTTTCTTCTCCGGGTTTCATGGAGATTACCACAAGCCGACTGATATGGCGGATAAGATCAATTATCCCAAGATGGAAAGGCTTACCCGCCTGATCTACCTCACTATCTGGGATATCGCCAACCGGGAAGGAAAGGTGAAGTTCGACCGCAGCATCACGAAGGAACCCGAGAAAGATGAGTTCGATAAACCTTATTAG
- a CDS encoding polymer-forming cytoskeletal protein, giving the protein MKFLKKLKKRRAFDEMWNLFEKPDSNTTVLGRDVMVDGNMECSGNIRISGRMAGEVRSPGMVFVERGASVKGGITCASSIINGSVDGQINVSGKVELGRSSRVKGDIIAGSLAIEREAFISGNAVSRFSQLHLFAEKRADHME; this is encoded by the coding sequence ATGAAATTCCTCAAGAAATTGAAAAAGAGGCGAGCGTTTGATGAAATGTGGAATCTCTTTGAGAAACCAGACTCGAATACGACTGTCCTGGGTCGTGACGTGATGGTAGATGGGAACATGGAATGCTCGGGAAACATTCGAATCTCCGGACGGATGGCGGGCGAGGTACGGAGTCCGGGAATGGTCTTCGTCGAGAGAGGAGCCAGCGTGAAAGGGGGTATCACCTGTGCATCATCCATCATTAATGGCTCCGTGGATGGCCAGATTAATGTTTCCGGAAAAGTGGAACTCGGTAGATCGTCCAGAGTCAAAGGGGATATCATCGCCGGCTCTCTGGCCATTGAGAGAGAGGCCTTTATAAGCGGCAATGCCGTTTCACGGTTTTCTCAGCTCCATCTCTTCGCGGAGAAGCGAGCAGATCATATGGAGTGA
- a CDS encoding ABC transporter permease, with protein sequence MDFVESLKVSFGALRSNKMRAALTMLGVIIGVTAVIMLISLGEGAKKYIQDQFVGIGSNLLIITPGKLETRGGPFPAGETVHRITYGDAEAIKKHCRSVIEVVPVIIGASSVKYANRSRDTTVIGVTENFPRVRNLHVEIGSFFKEEDVDAKRRVVVLGRRVKTELFRESNPLGQWVSIGEMKFRVIGIMERKGVSLGFDIDDLVFIPVRTAQELFDVDRLFEIIAQAKSEKDVDTAKEEIVYLLSKRHDNNEDFTVTSQAAILSSLLTILDVFTWVLGGIAAISLLVGGVGIMNIMLVSVSERTKEIGVRKAVGARRGDIMYQFVIEAVVLSVSGGAFGILFGNLGAFGLRAVIPALPVTVSLWTVLLGFFFSAGVGIFFGVYPAYKASGLNPIDALRYE encoded by the coding sequence GTGGACTTTGTCGAGAGTCTGAAAGTTTCGTTCGGAGCGCTGAGGTCGAACAAGATGCGTGCGGCGCTGACGATGCTGGGTGTCATCATCGGCGTCACAGCCGTCATCATGCTCATCTCATTGGGCGAAGGGGCGAAGAAGTACATCCAGGATCAATTCGTCGGTATCGGGAGTAATCTTCTGATCATCACTCCGGGAAAGCTTGAGACGCGCGGAGGGCCTTTCCCCGCCGGGGAAACGGTCCACAGGATCACATATGGAGATGCAGAAGCCATCAAGAAACACTGCCGCTCGGTCATCGAGGTTGTACCTGTCATCATCGGAGCGAGCAGCGTGAAGTATGCAAACCGCAGCAGAGATACGACTGTCATCGGCGTCACCGAGAATTTCCCTAGAGTCAGGAATCTCCATGTCGAGATAGGGTCCTTCTTCAAGGAAGAAGATGTCGATGCCAAGAGGAGGGTCGTTGTCCTGGGGAGAAGGGTCAAGACCGAGCTATTCCGCGAGAGTAATCCGCTCGGGCAGTGGGTCAGTATCGGAGAGATGAAGTTCCGCGTCATCGGAATCATGGAGAGGAAAGGCGTGTCGCTCGGTTTCGATATCGACGATCTCGTCTTCATACCTGTCAGAACGGCGCAGGAACTTTTTGACGTGGACAGGCTGTTTGAGATCATCGCCCAGGCGAAGAGCGAGAAAGATGTGGATACTGCCAAGGAGGAGATCGTCTATCTGTTATCGAAGCGCCACGACAACAATGAGGACTTTACGGTCACAAGTCAGGCGGCCATCCTCTCGTCACTGCTGACCATCCTCGACGTTTTCACCTGGGTCCTGGGTGGGATCGCCGCCATCTCGCTCCTTGTGGGTGGTGTCGGGATCATGAACATCATGCTCGTCTCGGTGTCGGAGAGGACGAAAGAGATAGGCGTGCGAAAGGCGGTCGGGGCAAGAAGAGGAGACATCATGTATCAATTCGTCATAGAAGCGGTCGTTTTGAGCGTCAGCGGCGGCGCCTTCGGGATCCTCTTTGGGAACCTTGGAGCCTTTGGCCTTCGGGCCGTCATCCCGGCACTTCCCGTGACAGTTTCACTATGGACCGTTCTGCTGGGGTTCTTCTTCTCCGCTGGAGTGGGAATCTTCTTCGGGGTCTACCCTGCCTATAAGGCTTCGGGCCTCAATCCCATTGACGCACTGCGATATGAATAA
- a CDS encoding efflux RND transporter periplasmic adaptor subunit, translating to MNKRWEPSKRKMRFIWISAIVFIVLFILYFALRREKITVDVAEVKKGDVEYTITATTKGTIQADNAVVITPMVAGEVSRILVDIGDRVSRGDLLMMFDRKEAESQYYLALANLKNARVQLEKAEAAGIIRDAVSDADYEKAKAAFEKAEGDWKKFLELHTSGIISDQQLEQAKLEYRVAKTAYEAALAGLKQKEVAEQEIKAARALVEQMEAAFETAKINLDRTEIKAPFDGVIGERFAQLGQKVNPNTPLFTLVGGDVYVRASFDEVDVANIRPGQKVRIRMDSFPDEDFKGEVHEISPIVSMDKLESRTSIVKIRFLNNNERIRHGMSADAEILVDSKKDILFIPTDSIMIKKGQQYVYVLEKNKVVKREIEAGISNWDRTEITRGIKLGEKVITSLDVENLQEGARVKIK from the coding sequence ATGAATAAAAGGTGGGAGCCATCGAAAAGAAAGATGCGATTCATCTGGATTTCGGCAATCGTCTTCATCGTCCTGTTCATCCTCTACTTTGCGCTGAGGAGGGAAAAGATCACCGTCGACGTTGCAGAAGTTAAGAAGGGAGATGTGGAGTACACGATCACTGCCACGACTAAGGGGACTATTCAGGCGGATAATGCAGTGGTAATTACTCCCATGGTCGCCGGTGAGGTAAGCCGGATACTGGTCGATATCGGGGACCGTGTAAGCAGGGGCGATCTTCTCATGATGTTTGACAGGAAAGAAGCCGAATCGCAGTACTATCTTGCTCTTGCCAATCTCAAGAACGCCAGAGTCCAGCTCGAGAAGGCCGAAGCCGCCGGAATCATAAGGGATGCGGTCTCCGACGCAGATTATGAGAAGGCGAAAGCAGCCTTCGAGAAGGCAGAAGGGGACTGGAAGAAATTTCTGGAGCTCCATACGAGCGGAATCATCTCGGACCAGCAGCTGGAACAGGCGAAGCTCGAATACAGGGTTGCGAAGACGGCATATGAGGCGGCTCTCGCCGGTTTGAAACAGAAGGAGGTTGCCGAACAGGAGATCAAAGCGGCAAGGGCGCTTGTGGAACAGATGGAAGCCGCTTTCGAGACGGCGAAGATCAACCTTGATAGAACCGAGATCAAAGCCCCCTTTGATGGCGTGATTGGTGAGCGGTTCGCGCAACTCGGGCAGAAGGTCAATCCCAATACTCCTCTTTTTACCCTGGTAGGAGGAGATGTATACGTGAGGGCTTCTTTCGATGAAGTTGACGTGGCAAATATCCGACCCGGTCAGAAGGTCAGGATCAGGATGGACTCTTTCCCCGATGAGGATTTTAAGGGAGAGGTTCATGAAATATCCCCCATCGTCTCCATGGACAAACTCGAGAGCAGGACCTCCATCGTCAAGATAAGGTTCCTCAACAACAATGAAAGGATCAGACATGGAATGTCAGCCGATGCGGAAATCCTCGTCGATTCTAAGAAGGATATTCTATTCATCCCGACCGATTCAATCATGATCAAGAAAGGTCAGCAGTATGTCTATGTTCTGGAAAAGAATAAGGTCGTGAAAAGGGAGATCGAGGCTGGCATTTCCAACTGGGATCGAACCGAGATCACCAGAGGTATAAAGCTAGGAGAGAAAGTGATCACATCACTCGACGTGGAAAATCTCCAGGAGGGGGCCCGCGTCAAGATCAAATGA